A window of the Bradyrhizobium diazoefficiens genome harbors these coding sequences:
- a CDS encoding threonine/serine dehydratase translates to MSEQPLPIGPADIDAAARVLAPFAVRTPLLSFPVLNERVGAKVFLKPEMLQRTGSFKFRGAFNKVFSIPQDKRAGGVVAFSSGNHAQGVAAAAKILDMHATIVMPADAPLSKRERTKSYGAEVVLYDRDRDDREAISRGIAERRGATLVRPYDDPFVIAGQGTAGREIAEDMATLGLSPDIVVAPASGGGLIAGVATAVKARYPLAEIVVAEPEAFDDHGLSLTAGHREPHPPAGRTICDALMALIPGEMTFAINSKLLARGVTASDKEVGAAVAFAYRELKLVVEPGGAVGLAALLAGRLDVAGKNVVIVLSGGNVDADLFAELVA, encoded by the coding sequence ATGTCCGAACAGCCCCTTCCGATCGGCCCCGCCGATATCGATGCCGCAGCGCGCGTGCTCGCGCCCTTCGCCGTCCGCACCCCGCTGTTGTCCTTTCCGGTGCTCAACGAGCGTGTCGGCGCAAAAGTGTTCCTGAAGCCGGAGATGCTCCAGCGCACCGGCTCCTTCAAGTTCCGCGGCGCCTTTAACAAGGTGTTCTCGATCCCGCAGGACAAGCGCGCCGGTGGCGTCGTCGCGTTCTCCTCCGGCAACCACGCGCAGGGCGTGGCGGCGGCGGCCAAGATCCTCGATATGCACGCGACCATCGTGATGCCGGCGGACGCGCCGCTCTCGAAGCGCGAGCGCACCAAATCCTATGGCGCGGAGGTCGTGCTCTACGATCGCGACCGCGACGATCGCGAGGCGATCTCGCGCGGCATCGCCGAGAGGCGCGGTGCGACGCTGGTCAGGCCCTATGACGATCCATTCGTGATCGCGGGGCAGGGCACCGCCGGCCGCGAGATCGCGGAGGACATGGCAACGCTCGGCCTTTCGCCCGACATCGTGGTGGCGCCGGCCTCCGGCGGCGGCCTGATCGCAGGCGTCGCCACGGCCGTGAAGGCGCGCTATCCGCTGGCCGAGATCGTGGTGGCCGAGCCCGAGGCGTTCGACGATCACGGTCTGTCGCTGACCGCAGGCCATCGCGAGCCGCATCCGCCGGCGGGCCGCACCATCTGCGATGCGCTGATGGCCCTGATCCCCGGCGAAATGACCTTTGCGATCAACAGCAAGCTTTTGGCGCGCGGCGTGACCGCGTCGGACAAGGAAGTCGGCGCGGCCGTCGCCTTTGCCTATCGCGAGCTGAAGCTCGTAGTCGAGCCCGGCGGCGCGGTGGGCCTTGCAGCGTTGCTGGCCGGCCGGCTCGACGTCGCCGGCAAGAACGTGGTCATCGTGCTCTCCGGCGGCAACGTCGACGCGGATCTGTTCGCCGAGCTGGTGGCTTGA